A window of Aquitalea denitrificans contains these coding sequences:
- a CDS encoding LysM peptidoglycan-binding domain-containing protein: MRKSIISLALALGLALPAFSDTLTIKPGAPARYTVVKGDTLWGISGRYLKSPWKWPRLWQMNKTEIKNPHWIYPGDVLVLTYVNGQPRLSLEKSRQGDVRLSPQVRMSDIDKAVSSIPAKAIEPFLYRPLVVNEEEFATSPRLVAGPEERLAFGTGDRVFANGVGEMGNWQVYRASKPLIDPQTKENLGYEVLYGGDTQVDKLGEEIQTMHITKVSSEILVGDRLIKAPKDQFVSYVPHSPDGNIRGQIISVYDGVDGAAQYSNVVINRGKREQVEAGDVFSIYKNAKPVTLIMADGEKKEVTLPGQTIGKIFVYRVFDKVSYGLVLESTDATSVGDVIAPPEDE, encoded by the coding sequence ATGCGTAAAAGTATTATATCGCTTGCTTTGGCTCTGGGACTGGCTCTCCCGGCTTTTTCCGACACACTGACCATCAAACCCGGCGCTCCGGCGCGCTATACCGTGGTCAAGGGCGACACGCTATGGGGTATTTCTGGCCGTTATCTCAAGAGCCCGTGGAAATGGCCCCGTCTGTGGCAGATGAACAAGACTGAAATCAAGAACCCGCACTGGATTTATCCCGGTGACGTACTGGTACTGACTTATGTGAACGGTCAACCGCGCCTATCACTGGAAAAATCCCGACAGGGTGATGTACGCCTGTCTCCGCAGGTGCGCATGTCTGACATCGACAAGGCTGTATCCAGCATTCCGGCCAAGGCGATCGAACCATTCCTGTACCGTCCACTGGTGGTCAATGAAGAAGAATTCGCCACCTCGCCCAGACTGGTTGCCGGTCCGGAAGAGCGGCTGGCATTTGGCACCGGAGACCGCGTCTTTGCCAATGGGGTGGGCGAGATGGGCAACTGGCAGGTCTATCGCGCCAGTAAACCGCTGATCGACCCCCAAACCAAGGAGAACCTTGGTTACGAGGTGCTGTATGGCGGCGACACCCAGGTGGACAAGTTGGGTGAGGAAATCCAGACCATGCACATTACCAAGGTAAGCAGTGAAATCCTGGTGGGCGACCGCCTGATCAAGGCTCCGAAAGACCAGTTTGTCAGCTATGTGCCGCACAGCCCGGATGGCAATATCCGTGGACAGATCATCTCGGTATACGACGGCGTGGATGGCGCGGCGCAATACTCCAACGTCGTGATCAACCGTGGCAAGCGCGAACAGGTAGAAGCTGGCGATGTGTTCAGCATCTACAAGAATGCCAAGCCTGTCACCCTGATCATGGCCGATGGTGAGAAGAAAGAAGTCACTCTGCCGGGCCAGACCATCGGCAAGATTTTTGTCTACCGGGTGTTTGACAAGGTGTCTTATGGGCTGGTACTGGAAAGCACCGATGCCACCAGCGTCGGAGATGTGATCGCACCACCGGAAGACGAATGA
- the fmt gene encoding methionyl-tRNA formyltransferase: MKLIFAGTPEFAAAALRTLLAAGHEIAMVLTQPDRPAGRGMKLKPSPVKEVALEHGLRVEQPLSLKTEEAQSMLREIGAELMVVAAYGLLLPKAVLDIPPRGCLNIHASLLPRWRGAAPIQRAILAGDTETGITIMQMDVGLDTGAMLSVHPVAISKDDTAASLHDKLAACGAEAIVSTLAGLDGLQAQAQPEVGVTYAHKLSKAEAEVDWGLPAADIARAIRAYNPAPGAFSKLGGEPLKLWQAHAIAGQGEAGVVLRADADGVVVGSGDGLVVLSQLQAAGGKRLSARDFAAGRAALVGTRLGQ, from the coding sequence ATGAAACTGATTTTTGCCGGTACGCCGGAATTTGCCGCCGCCGCGCTGCGCACCCTGCTGGCAGCCGGTCACGAGATTGCCATGGTGCTGACCCAGCCGGATCGCCCCGCCGGGCGTGGCATGAAGCTCAAGCCCAGCCCGGTAAAGGAAGTGGCGCTGGAACACGGCTTGCGGGTGGAGCAGCCCCTGTCGCTCAAGACCGAAGAAGCCCAGTCCATGCTGCGCGAGATCGGTGCCGAACTGATGGTGGTGGCGGCTTACGGCCTGTTGCTACCCAAGGCGGTGCTGGACATCCCGCCGCGCGGCTGTCTGAACATCCATGCGTCCTTGCTGCCGCGCTGGCGCGGTGCCGCACCCATCCAGCGCGCCATCCTGGCAGGTGACACCGAAACCGGTATCACCATCATGCAGATGGATGTGGGGCTGGATACCGGCGCCATGCTGTCGGTGCATCCGGTGGCCATTTCCAAGGACGATACCGCCGCCAGCCTGCACGACAAGCTGGCCGCATGCGGTGCCGAGGCCATTGTCAGCACCCTGGCCGGGCTGGATGGACTGCAGGCACAAGCGCAGCCCGAAGTCGGCGTGACCTATGCCCACAAGCTGAGCAAGGCCGAGGCCGAAGTGGACTGGGGCCTGCCGGCTGCGGATATTGCCCGCGCCATCCGCGCCTACAACCCGGCTCCCGGTGCTTTTAGCAAGCTGGGCGGCGAGCCGCTGAAACTGTGGCAGGCGCATGCCATTGCCGGCCAAGGCGAAGCCGGTGTGGTGCTACGTGCCGATGCCGACGGCGTGGTGGTGGGCAGCGGTGACGGACTGGTAGTGCTTAGCCAGCTACAGGCAGCAGGTGGCAAGCGGCTGAGTGCACGCGATTTTGCCGCTGGTCGTGCCGCGCTGGTGGGAACCCGCTTAGGTCAGTAA
- a CDS encoding DUF494 family protein yields the protein MFDVLTYLFEQYRDPDAFGDRGSLMRQLEAAGFEDEEINDALDWLDNVANMVDGLYASADDASGMRIYADAELERLPTEVRGLIQFLEDHGALSPSQREMVIDRLCELPDDDINVGSAKLVALMVLWAQKAELPILLGEELLDAIHGEPTMQ from the coding sequence ATGTTTGACGTTCTCACTTATTTGTTCGAGCAATACCGTGACCCGGACGCCTTTGGCGACCGCGGCTCCCTGATGCGCCAACTCGAAGCCGCCGGCTTCGAGGACGAGGAAATCAACGACGCACTGGACTGGCTGGACAATGTTGCCAATATGGTAGACGGCCTGTATGCCAGCGCTGATGATGCCTCCGGCATGCGCATCTACGCCGATGCCGAACTGGAACGCCTGCCCACTGAAGTGCGCGGCCTGATCCAGTTTCTGGAAGATCACGGTGCACTTTCGCCATCGCAGCGTGAAATGGTGATAGACCGCCTGTGCGAGCTGCCCGACGATGACATCAACGTCGGCTCAGCCAAACTGGTGGCGCTGATGGTGTTGTGGGCACAAAAGGCGGAATTGCCCATCCTCTTGGGGGAAGAACTGCTGGACGCCATTCACGGCGAACCGACCATGCAATAA
- the dprA gene encoding DNA-processing protein DprA, with the protein MSQATEDWLLLALTPGIGPAGFLKLIAGFGSASQALAASTAQTTPILGQEAACALRDRLAGPSVEAALAWASQPDCTLLSLLDDDYPQALAETASPPPLLFARGQRALLQRPMLAMVGSRSATPPGKQIAEDFARRLSALGYTIVSGMASGIDAAAHRGALQETGSSIAVIGTGIDRVYPASNRELAHQLGSTGLILSEFPLGAGPLASHFPRRNRIIAGLSRGCLVVEANINSGSLITARLSGEYGREVMAIPGSIHNPQARGCHRLLKDGARLIETVEDVLEEVGRPAVISPQPRLDSHVAEHPVLALLGFDPVSSETLAVQLGLTQGELYAMLLELELAGKLASLPGGQVQRLV; encoded by the coding sequence ATGAGCCAGGCCACGGAAGACTGGCTGTTGCTGGCGCTGACACCGGGCATAGGCCCGGCTGGCTTTCTCAAGCTGATTGCCGGCTTTGGCTCGGCCAGCCAAGCCCTTGCCGCCAGTACGGCGCAGACCACGCCCATTCTGGGCCAGGAAGCGGCATGCGCACTGCGCGACCGGCTGGCCGGCCCCTCCGTGGAGGCCGCACTGGCCTGGGCATCCCAACCTGACTGTACCTTGCTCAGCCTGCTGGATGATGATTATCCGCAGGCGCTGGCCGAAACAGCGTCGCCACCACCGCTGCTGTTTGCCCGTGGCCAGCGGGCATTATTGCAACGCCCCATGCTGGCCATGGTGGGCAGCCGCAGCGCGACCCCACCGGGAAAGCAGATTGCCGAAGACTTTGCCCGCCGGCTGTCCGCCCTGGGTTATACCATCGTCAGTGGCATGGCCAGCGGCATTGATGCCGCCGCGCACCGTGGTGCCTTGCAGGAAACCGGTTCCAGCATTGCTGTCATCGGTACCGGTATCGACCGGGTTTATCCGGCCAGCAACCGCGAACTGGCCCACCAGCTTGGTAGTACCGGCCTGATTCTGTCTGAATTTCCATTGGGAGCCGGCCCGCTCGCCAGCCACTTTCCGCGTCGCAACCGCATCATTGCCGGGCTTTCGCGCGGCTGCCTGGTGGTGGAAGCCAATATCAACTCCGGTTCGCTGATTACCGCCAGACTCTCCGGCGAGTACGGGCGCGAAGTCATGGCCATTCCCGGCTCCATTCACAATCCACAGGCACGAGGCTGCCACCGTTTGCTGAAAGATGGAGCCCGGCTGATCGAAACGGTGGAGGATGTCCTGGAAGAAGTGGGCCGACCGGCAGTAATCAGCCCGCAGCCACGGCTGGATAGCCACGTCGCCGAGCACCCGGTTTTGGCACTGCTGGGCTTTGATCCGGTCAGCAGTGAGACACTTGCCGTGCAACTCGGGTTGACGCAGGGGGAGCTTTACGCGATGCTGCTCGAGCTGGAGCTTGCCGGCAAGCTGGCCAGCTTGCCTGGCGGGCAGGTCCAGCGGCTGGTCTGA
- the def gene encoding peptide deformylase: MALLNILHYPDARLHTVATPVETFDAALQTQIDNMFETMYEAKGIGLAATQVDYHQRLVVMDISEEHNERRVFINPVILEKEGETVYEEGCLSVPGIYDKVTRAERVKVRAQDATGAEYVLEADGLLAICIQHEIDHLDGKVFVEYLSELKQGRIRTKLKKREKQNM; the protein is encoded by the coding sequence ATGGCGCTGCTGAACATTTTGCATTATCCGGATGCGCGTCTGCATACCGTGGCCACGCCGGTCGAGACCTTTGACGCAGCCCTGCAGACCCAGATCGACAATATGTTTGAAACCATGTACGAGGCTAAGGGCATCGGTCTGGCCGCCACCCAGGTGGATTATCACCAGCGCCTGGTGGTGATGGATATTTCCGAGGAGCACAACGAACGTCGCGTCTTCATCAACCCGGTCATTCTCGAAAAAGAAGGTGAAACCGTGTATGAGGAAGGCTGCTTGTCCGTACCCGGCATCTACGACAAAGTGACTCGTGCCGAACGGGTCAAGGTGCGCGCACAGGATGCCACCGGTGCCGAATATGTACTGGAAGCCGACGGCCTGCTGGCCATCTGCATCCAGCATGAAATCGATCATCTGGACGGCAAGGTGTTTGTCGAATACCTGTCCGAACTCAAGCAGGGCCGTATCCGCACCAAGCTGAAAAAGCGCGAAAAACAGAATATGTGA
- the htpX gene encoding zinc metalloprotease HtpX, with the protein MFKTAMLMAGFVAFLGVIGALIGGKSGLLLALLFAGGMNLFAYWNSDQMVLRMYNAQEVDARSAPEFYGMVAELAQRAGLPMPRVYVIHEEQPNAFATGRDPEHAAVAATSGIMRMLDYRELRGVMAHELAHVQHRDTLISTISATMAGAVSALANFAMFFGGRDENGRPVNPLAGILLAILAPLAASLIQMAISRAREFEADRGGAEISGDPLALAAALQKIEYYAQGIAMPTAQAHPETAQMMIINPLAGLDVGELFRTHPHTEERIARLHAMARGVG; encoded by the coding sequence ATGTTCAAGACGGCCATGCTGATGGCTGGATTTGTGGCGTTTCTCGGCGTGATCGGTGCGCTGATCGGTGGTAAGAGCGGCCTGCTGCTGGCCTTGCTGTTTGCCGGCGGGATGAATCTGTTTGCCTACTGGAATTCCGACCAGATGGTGTTGCGCATGTACAACGCCCAGGAGGTCGATGCCCGCTCCGCCCCCGAGTTTTACGGCATGGTGGCTGAGCTGGCGCAGCGCGCTGGCCTGCCTATGCCACGGGTTTACGTGATTCACGAAGAGCAACCCAACGCCTTTGCCACCGGGCGCGATCCTGAACACGCCGCCGTCGCGGCAACCAGCGGCATCATGCGCATGCTGGACTACCGCGAACTGCGTGGTGTCATGGCACATGAACTGGCCCATGTGCAGCATCGCGACACCCTGATTTCCACCATCTCCGCCACCATGGCCGGTGCCGTGTCGGCATTGGCCAATTTTGCCATGTTCTTTGGCGGGCGCGATGAGAATGGCCGTCCGGTCAATCCGCTGGCCGGCATTCTGCTGGCCATTCTGGCACCGTTGGCGGCCAGCCTGATCCAGATGGCCATTTCCCGCGCCCGTGAATTCGAAGCCGACCGTGGCGGTGCAGAAATTTCCGGTGACCCACTGGCATTGGCGGCAGCGCTGCAGAAGATCGAGTACTACGCTCAAGGTATCGCCATGCCCACGGCGCAGGCGCACCCGGAAACCGCGCAGATGATGATCATCAACCCGCTGGCCGGATTGGACGTGGGCGAGCTGTTCCGTACCCACCCGCACACTGAGGAGCGCATTGCCCGCTTGCACGCTATGGCGCGCGGCGTGGGCTGA